The genomic window GCAGTGAAACCGCAGGTGTTTAGCGCGATCGCTCAAGAATTAGCACATATTGATATTCTTAATACAGAATACTCAGCCCTAATCATTTCCATCTTGGCGGGTGTGCCTTTAAGTCAGCTAGAAGCTGCATTTGTGCAATTGCCAATTATTAGAGCAATGCCCAACACCCCAGCAATTGTAGGAGCGGGAATTACTGCGATTTGTTTAGGTGCATACACCAGCCCCAAGCACCACGAAATAGCACAGCAAGTTTTTTCTGCTGTCGGGGAAGTGGTGGAAGTGTCAGAAGGGTTGATGGATGCTGTTACAGGGCTATCTGGTAGCGGCCCGGCTTACGTGGCGCTCTTGGTAGAAGCACTTGCTGATGGCGGAGTAGCCGCAGGTTTACCTAGAACAATTGCCAATCAACTAGCCTTGCAAACCGTATTGGGCACAGCGAAACTCTTGGAGGAAACCAAACTGCACCCAGCAGAACTCAAAGATCGGGTTACCAGTCCTGGTGGTACAACCATTGCAGGGATTGCCAAGCTAGAACAGGCAGGATTTCGTTCAGCTTTAATTGAAGCAGTAAAAGCTGCCACAGAGCGATCGCAAGAACTGGGAAAATAAAGTTATGAGTTATGAGTTTTAACTCCTAACTTCTCACTTCTAACTCATAACCTAACGAAGTTGACAAAAGACTCGTTAGTATAGTAAACAATCTGGTTGCAAATGTGATTGAGTGAATTATCCTGCGCCGTCTCCAGAACTTGACTTAGGGTCTATATTTCCCTTTGAACTGGATCAGTTTCAAAAAGAAGCGATCGCGTCCCTGAACGCCGGACGCTCCGTAGTCGTGTGTGCCCCCACAGGTTCGGGCAAAACATTAGTCGGGGAATACGCCATTTATCGCGCCCTGTCGCGAGGAAAACGTGTATTTTATACTACTCCCCTAAAGGCGCTGTCGAATCAAAAATTACGTGACTTTCGAGAAAAATTTGGGTTTGATCAAGTCGGACTGTTAACTGGAGATGCTTCCATTAACAGGGATGCACCGATTTTGGTGATGACTACAGAAATTTTCCGAAATATGCTCTATGGCACACCCATTGGGCAAATTGGCATCTCATTAGTAGACGTTGACGCCGTGATCCTTGATGAGTGCCACTACATGAACGATCGCCAGCGCGGTACAGTTTGGGAAGAATCAATTATCTATTGTCCCCGGGAAGTGCAACTGGCAGCCCTCTCAGCAACGGTTGCCAACAGCGATCAACTCACCGACTGGCTAAATCGCGTTCACGGCCCAACAGACCTGATTTACTCCGATTTTCGCCCAGTCCCCTTAGAATTTCACTTTTGCAATCCCAAAGGGTTATTTCCCCTGCTGAATGATAGCAAAACCAAAATTAACCCCCGCCTTCAGAAGAAGAAGGGGAGAGGGGGAGAAAGGGAGAAGGGGAGAAGTGGTAGACCTGAGGCTCCTGGCATCATTTATACCTTGAGCCAGTTAGAGCAACGAGATATGCTACCAGCGATTTACTTTATCTTCAGCCGCCGGGGATGTGATAAAGCGGTGGCAGAAGTGGGTGATTTATGGCTGGTAAATAATGAAGAGTCCCAGATTTTGCGCCAACAGATTGATGACTTTTTAGTCCGCAATCCCGAAGCAGGGCGTTCTGGACAAATTGCACCCCTATACCGAGGAATTGCCGCCCACCACGCCGGAATTTTGCCTGCTTGGAAAGCACTGGTAGAAGAACTATTTCAGCAGGGGCTGATTAAAGTAGTATTCGCCACCGAGACACTAGCAGCGGGAATTAATATGCCCGCCCGGACAACGGTTATTTCTACCCTTTCCAAGCGTACCGACACTGGACACCGCCTGTTGAATGCTTCCGAATTCTTGCAAATGGCGGGACGGGCAGGCCGCCGGGGGATGGATAAACAAGGTCATGTGGTGACAGTCCAAACTCCCTTTGAAGGAGCCAAAGAGGCCGCGTATTTGGGAACATCCAAGCCAGACCCCCTAGTAAGCCAGTTTACGCCCAGTTATGGCATGGTACTCAATTTGCTGCAAACCCACACCCTAGAGCAAACCAGGGAACTCATAGAACGCAGCTTTGGGCAGTACATGGCCACCTTGCATTTAAGACCAGAATACGATGAGATTGCCGAACTGCAAACACAATTAGCTCAACTTCATGAGCAAATCGCCGCAGTTGATGAAAATGAACTGGCTGTTTATGAGAAATTGCGGCAACGTCTGAAAGTGGAACGCCAGATATTGAAAACCCTGCAAGAGCAAGCGCAGGATGATAGACAACAAGAATTGGGGATGATGTTGGGCTTTGCAGTCTCAGGAACTCTGTTGAGTCTCAAAGGCAAAAATATCACAGTGCCTTCACCTGTAACCGCAATCTTAGTAGGGAAATCGCCTGGTTCTGGTCAAGCTCCTTACTTGGTATGCTTGGGGCACGATAACCGCTGGTATGTAGCAACAACAGGGGATGTAGTCGATTTGTATGCCGAACTGCCGCGAGTTGAGGTGCCACCTGATGTACTACCACCGCCAGAGATGCCTTTGAAACCAGGACAGTCGCGCCGTGGTAATCAAGAAACCTTTGCGATCGCCGGGCGTATTCCCAATCCGATAGAATCTTTGTATCTGGCACCAGAAGTAACAGAACAACTCAGTCGAACTGCCGCCATCCAAGAGCAATTAGAAGCTCATTCCTTACATCAATCAGGCAATGCTGCCACGCTTTTCAAGCGTCGCGCCCGCTATGTTGAACTAGAAGCCGAACTCGAACAGTTGCAAGAGCAAGTAGAGCAACAGTCACAACGTCATTGGGAAGAATTTCTCAATTTAATTTCAATTCTGCAACACTTTGGCGCTTTAGATAACTTAGTGCCCACACAATTAGGGCGAATCGCTGCCGCCATTCGAGGGGAGAATGAATTGTGGTTGGGTTTAGTATTTGCTAGTGGTGAATTGGACAACTTAGATCCGCACCATTTAGCCGCCGCCGCCGCCGCTTTGGTGATGGAAACGCCGCGTCCAGATAGCAAGGTTAACTTTGAGCTTAGTAATGAAGTGGCAGAAGCCTTGAAAAAATTGCGGGGAATCCGCCACCAAATGTTCCACCGACAACGGCGGTATAACGTAGCGCTGCCTATATGGTTGGAATTTGAGTTAATTGCCATAGTGGAACAATGGGCGCTAGGAATGGAGTGGACAGAACTCTGCGAGAACACCACCTTGGATGAAGGCGATGTAGTGAGAATTTTACGGCGGACGTTGGATTTATTATCGCAAATCCCCCACGTACCCCATTTGCCACACTCTTTCCAGCGTAATGCCCATCGGGCGATGCAGTTGATTGATAGATTCCCTGTGAATGAGGTCGTTGAATGAACAGGACGCTCTTACGCACAGAGAGGATTTGATAATTTCTTTGCGTAAAAGCCTCTGTTCATCTTTGCCTCTTTTTCTCTCTGTGTGTCCTCTTCGTCAACATTAATTTGAGGTCTTTGAAGTAGTGCTACAAACTGCCCCAACAATGAATTTAGATTTGACCAAACAATAGTAGTGGTAAGTGGTTAAAAGTGCTTTTTTGGTTTCGTATATGTTTTATACGTGATTAATCACATGTAAATAACAGAAGTTATAGTCCCTGTCAACGCTTTTCAATCCTAGTAAACCAGGTTTCCAGTACCCTGCAACTGACGCAAAGAATTTATACACAATGGACAATCGCATCCAAATAACTGAATTGCCCGATCGCTTTCCGCGTCAGTAAAATTCAACATGGCAATATTCTGGTTTGATACTGATGTGACAATGGTTGAGGAACGTGTAGATGAGGTATATGGTTGCTTTCTCTCTGAATCTCGAATGCACACAAAATCTTTTCCACCATGTGGGTTAGTGATACAGGTACGACCGTCTTGTGTGTGCATTAATTTCTGTGTAATACTAGTACTAGCATGGGCAGGATGAAATACCGCCAGCGTAGACATCATCGACACAAAAATAGAGGAACTGGAAAGCAAATTCAGGAGAATTTTTTTGTTCATAGATTTCCTTGAGAAAATTGTCTACTAGTTTAGGGTATTATATTCACTTTCAAACTTCAAGTGAATTTTCCCTAAGAATAGCTAGGTTGACACTTGTTACTCAAGAAAGTTCCATATCTACCCAGTTTGAGCACAAAGTAGTTGCTACAGCAGAATTCACAAGTCAAACAGGCTTTCTGTCTAAATTTGATACCTAACCTAAGTTGTGTACTTCACAAAATTTAAATCTGCTGTATATTCCTAACAGTTCTATTTCGTTATATACATAAACCGTCTATAACTCAAGTTCCAGTTTAATAACTAAAGTCCGTTTTAACGGACTATAACCCAATACGCTTGGGTTAGCGTCAAAAACCATAAACCGCGTAGGTTGGGTTGAACGAAGTGAAACCCAACAAACCACTGAAAATGTTGGGTTTCGTTCCTCAACCCAACCTACGATTCTCCTTAACCCAAGCGTATTGGACTATAACCTTTTCTCAGTCGTCTTTAGACGACTTTCGCTATTAAACTGGTGAATTCATTCTCAGGTGAGCTAGATGAGAATGAAATAGCTCTGATATTCCCAAGATAGTGATTGTTTGCTTGATGTAAGTATAAGGGCTTAATTAAATTAAAGCTCGTAGTCAGCGGCTTTAGCCCTTTAAAATCTTATGCAGAGCGATAAATCGCTGACTACGAACAAAAACTATATCTGATATTATTCTATACAATTGCGAACTGTTATCGTTATCTTTACAAGATTAAAAATCTTGATTTTAACTAAAAGATAGGACAAATATTTAATAATAAATCTGATATAGATTCTCATTCTTAAATTATCAACTTGTAAAAACTTCTTTTTTTGATTACATTTGGAAAAAGGCTCATATATCAAGTAAATTACTAGCATAAACAGAAAAAATGAAGCAGAAACTACATTCAGAATCTTCAGGTTGTTCCAACTGTGAACATGACCATCACGAGAATCATAACCATATTCATAATCACAATCATGATGAGAATCATAACCATGACCACGATCACGACCACGGTGGAGAATTCAATCTGAAAAATGAGGTATTGCCTTTGGTAGTGATTTTAAGTTTATATGCACCTGGTGTAATTTTTGAAAATCAATTACACAATACATTCTACTCAATAGGTGAATATTTACTTTTTATCCCTGCTTATTTATTAAGTGGATGGAGTGTTTTAAAAACTGCTGGGCGCAATATACTCAAAGGTAGAGTATTTGATGAAACATTTTTGATGACAGTAGCGACATTAGGGGCGATCGCAATTCATAAATTACCCGAAGCTGTCGGAGTCATGCTATTTTATAAAATTGGGGAATTGTTTCAAGATATTGCCGTTAGTCGTTCTCGTAATTCTATTAAAGCTTTATTAGAAGTCCGCCCAGACTATGCCAATATTCAAATAGACGGAGAACTCAAGAAAGTATCGCCAGAAACAGTAAAGATTGGGGATATTATCGTTGTCAAGCCTGGAGAAAAGATTCCCTTAGATGGTGAGATTATAGATGGTAATTCGCAAGTTGATACATCTGCATTAACTGGAGAATCTGTGCCGCGAACGGTGAGGCTGGGAGAGACAGTTTTAGCTGGGATGATCAATAAAATGGGTGTTCTCAGCATTAGAGTAACAAAACTTTTTGATGAATCTTCCATTGCTAAGATTTTAGACTTGGTGCAAAATGCCAAAAGTAAAAAAGCAGAAACAGAGAAATTTATTACTAAATTTGCTCGATATTATACGCCAATAGTAGTTTTTACATCTCTAGCAGTTGCTTTGTTACCTCCTTTATTCATTTCTGGCGCAACTTCTTCAGAATGGGTTTATCGGGCCTTAATTTTATTAGTTATTTCCTGTCCGTGTGGACTAGTTATCAGTATTCCATTAGGTTACTTTGGAGGTGTGGGAGGTGCTGCTAAACGTGGTATTTTAGTTAAAGGCTCTACATTTTTAGATAGTTTAAATGCTGTTAATACAGTTGTTTTTGATAAAACTGGAACGTTAACTAAAGGAGTATTTCAAGTAGCAAAAATAGTACCACAAAATGGTTTTAATGAACAAGAATTGTTGCAATTAGCAGCCAAAGTAGAATCGCATTCAAATCATCCTATTGCCCAATCTATCCGCAATGCTTATGGTGAAAAAATCGATGCATTAGATGTGAGAGATTATGAAGAAATAGCAGGTTATGGAATTAGAGCCAAGGTTGAAAATCAGGTAGTAATAGCGGGAAGCGATCGCCTATTGCATAGAGAGAAGATTGCTCATGATAATTGCCAGTTAGAGGGAACAGTTATTCATCTAGCAGTGGATAATATTTACGCTGGGTATATTGTCATTGCTGATGAACTTAAAGAAGATGCGAGACACGCTATTCAAGCACTCAAGCGAATGGGTGTAGAGAAAACAGTCATGTTAACAGGAGATAATCAAGCGATCGCCTCCCGGATTGCTCAACAGCTTGGCATAGATACTTACGAAGCAGAGTTATTACCTGAAGAAAAAGTCAATGCCATTGAGAAGTTACTCAGCAGCGCCGGCAAGCATGGTAAAGTTGCCTTCATTGGGGATGGTATTAATGATGCGCCAGTGATTGCTAGAGCAGATGTTGGCATGGCAATGGGTGGGTTAGGCTCAGATGCGGCGATAGAAACTGCCGATATTGTGATCATGACAGATGCACCGTCAAAAGTCGCAGAAGCAATACAAATTGCTAGAAAAACCCGCAAAATTGTTTGGCAAAATATTGGGTTTGCTTTAGCAATTAAAGCTGTATTTATTGGATTGGGTATTTTCGGGATAGCGACTATGTGGGAAGCTGTCTTTGCTGATGTCGGAGTAGCAATGCTTGCAATTTTCAACGCAACTAGAGCGATGAAATAAAATTATTGGGAAATCAGGAATTCATAATTGGGAAATTGTAGAAGTTAAAACTAAAGAGTAAGGAGTTATTTATTTAACGCTTCTCACTCATATTCTGCTACCCCAAATGGAACCCATGAATTCATCAATCAAAGGTATTGCTACAGCTACTTTAGCTTTACTGCTAAACTATTCAGCAAACCCAGCCTTTGCACTACCCCAGAAAATCAATCATCCAGTGACTGTTGCTAAATCGCAACCATTAACAGACACCTTGATTGTTCCTGGGGAAAGAGTAGGGGCGATTACACGCAAAACCACCAAGCAAGATTTAGTGAAGCTGTTTGGTGCATCCCATCTCGTTGATAAAACTATTTCAGGCCCTGAAGGAATGGGTAGTTTTGCAGCTACTCAGTTAAATCTAAATCAGGGGCGATGTCTAACGACAAGCTGCTCCGCATCTACGCTCTTGGTAGTTTGGAGTGATAATACCCGTACTAAACCTTTAGATGTGCGTAACTTGGGTTCAGCTTGGAAAACCCGCGAAGGTATCGGTGTCGGAACCCCCTTGAGCGAGTTACGCAAGAAATTAGGTAACTTTAAACTTTATGGATTGGCGTGGGACTACGGCGGTACGATTTTATTAGATAGTAGTAAATTATCTCGTTATCAAGGCAAACTCATTTTACGAGTAGACACGGCTCCCAATGCTTCTGAAAAGTTCCCCAATGACTACCAAGCGGTGTCTGGGGATGCTACTTTTTCCTCCACCAATCCTCACTGGAAATCTTTGGGAATCAGGCTAGCAGAAATTATCGTTGTACTGAACCCAAGTGAGTAGTGGTATGCTAAACATCAGTTTGCTTGCTAGGGCGTAGAGAGGCTATGGAGACGACGTTCTTATACTAAGTCTGGAACTGGTAAATTACTGACAGAAGAAATTATATAAGTGACATCTCGTGTCGCAATGATGTTTCAGCTATTGAAACCAGACACAGTAAACCAGATTGCTAGATCGATAATCTGGCTATTCGTCTTGAGTAAAGATTATTGACTCAAAAAGTACCTGGATGTCCTCCGAGCATCATCTACAGAACAAACGCCATGCATTACAAGAACATTATGACCTCGTAGCCCAGAAGGTAAAAAGGTTACGGTGCGATTATGCGATCGCAGCAGATACTCTCATTCGCTTCCAATTAGAAAAGCAAATTGAACAAACTGAAGCTGAACTAAAATTGGCTCAACAGTTTGATGATCTCGAACGAGGTTTATCTAGTGGAAGCAACATGACTCCAAAATCCATTTCTAAAAAATCTTTAACCAATGAACTTAGTTCTCAACAAAGAGTAGACATAAATCGAAGAACTGCATTACAGCCTAATTCACTATTTGAAAGCATTGCCCAGGCTAAAAACAAATTGTTTGTAGTTGCTGCAATTCTTGTGTTTGGGTTAGTAGGGTATCCAGCTTATGAATTTTTTAACCAGCATGAAATTTGGATAAAGAACGCCCCACTTGTTTTGTTTGAATCTGAGGGAAATATAGGAGAGTATGCAAGTGGAACAATACTAATTAAACCTCTAAATGTAAAACTTCGTAATTATACTGTTCAAGCCCAATTTAATAACCCCTATGATGGTGCAATCAATAATTGGGCATATGGTTTTGCCTTTCACGAAGATACAAGTCAGAAAAACCACTTGTTCGACGTGTGGGTTGATTCCAAGGAAAAAAAATGGTATGTCTCTTCATATACTAGAGATTTAGAAGGTACTAGAGATTTAGAAGGCAACTTATCAAATCTTGATATTTCAGATAATAGTTCAAATGAACTACGTTTAACTATCAAGGGAAAAACAGCTTTATTTTATGTAAATAATCAATTAATTCAAACTTTGGATTTTCCAGATTTTATGAACAAAGGAGAGGTTTTATTAATGGTAAAAAATAGTGTAGGTGGAAAAACATTTCAATATAAAAACCTTAAACTTTGGTCTCTAGACAAGGACTAGGTGAATCAGCTGTAAATATAAGCAACGTTCTGTAGGGAGATGATAACTAACGTTTGATCATATTAAAGTATAAAACATGCCTAGTTAAGTTTGAAAAACTACGTATAGCCTGACTTCTCCCTATTGTTAAACACTGCTGAACATATTCATTGACTAATTAAATAATTGGGATATTAGGAAAATTAGGACTAGATTCAGAGCGGATATACGTTCCTTCTTTTAAGAATAAAATTTCTAAACCTTGTTGTGTAAATTGCCACAGTTCAGGAACTCCCAAAAGATTGCATAGGCAAGGTAATCACAAACTTTGTGCCTCCTCCAATTACAGAATTTACATTGTTCACACCCCCATGTCCTTCTACTATAATTTGACGAGTGATCGTTCTAAACTGTACATATTTAATTTAAAATGTTGCAACGGTAAATATTCCGTTTTTATCATCAGGCGATCGCATTCCTCACCCACAGGATGACAAACCAAACTTTTACCAACGGTTATGCATTACTCATTGGTGTAGGTGCTGATTTACCTATCACAGTAAAATATGCAACGGCTATACGAGATATACTGATTGATGGCGATCGCATTCCTCATCCACCGCATGACAAATCAAACTTTTACCAACGGTTATGCATTACTTATTGGCGTAGGTGCTGATTTACCTGTCACTGTCAAAGATGCAACGGCTATACGAGATATACTAATTGACCCAAGTCGCGCCGCCTATCCATCAGAACAAGTCACACTGCTAACCGAAACCTCTTCAATTCGGCAAAACATCCTCGCAGCTTTTGACGAAATCATCGCCCAGGTCAATCAAAATCCTGATGCAACTGTCATCATTTACTACTCTGGTCACGGTGGACGCATCCAGCGCACCAATGAATACTTCCTTGTACCATTCGGCTATGACCCCAGCCAACACGCAGACACAGCCATCTCAGGTTTAGAATTTACCCAAAAGATTGAAGCAATTACAGCGCGTAAACTTGTAGTTTTATTAGATTGCTGTCATGCTGGTGGCGTTCCAGCTTTGAAGGAACCAGGAGAAACATTTGTAAAATCGCCCTTACCGCCGGAACTGTTAAATGTGTTAGGAACAGGAAGCGGTCGAGTTGTGGTTGCTTCTTCGCGAGAAGATGAATATTCTTACACAGGTCAACCCTACAGTGCTTTCACCGATTGCTTGTTGTCAGCCTTGCAAGGGAAAGCAGCGGTGAATAAAGATGGCTATGCACGTATTCTTGATATTTTAGTTTACTTGTTTGACCAAGTGCCAAAAAGAGCATCAGGGCTGCAACACCCGTTTGTAAATAAAGTGCTGGATTTAGGCGATAATTTTCCCCTTTGCTATTACGCAGGTGGAAGTAAATTTTTGCCTGGTGAAGCAGCAACTATTGAAACTAGCCCATCTGCTACTAGCTTAACTGCTGGAGGGCGACGGCGATCGCAACAAAAACTAGACGCACTTCAAGCAGAATTTGACATCCGCAGTGAGAAGTTTAAGCAGATGAAGAAAGCTGTAGCAATTGAGGCTGGTACGGCAGTTAAGTTTCAATTAGAACAGCAGCTTCTTGATGAAGAGGCAAAACTGGCACATCTTGGCGATGAACTGGATAAAATTGAGTCTGCATTGCAATCATGAGACTTATGTAAATATACAGTTATTTGGCAGATGGAAATCAGGATTTCCCCACTTAGAAAACAAGGAAAATAGAGATATTCAGTTAATTGGTGTTTGTTTATACTATTTCAAATTTTTGTAGTGGTTATACTCATGACTTAGGTTCTACCTGGGAATTAGGAAGTGGCTTTGCCACTTCTTTTTATTGATTTAGTAGCCCAGGAAAAAAATAAATTAAAAGTTCAAAGTAATTTGTTGAACTTTTAACTTTTATTAGTTGTTATATCATGTGCGTTTAATTGACCATAAAATAATTAGCCTGTTAAGCTACAGTTTTCTACTCTCCAGGCAGTCTGACGAAATTCTGGTCATATAGACATGATATTAGTCATTACTCATTGTATCTTGCCATCTCTCACGCTTGGGCTTGCTCTCCACATCGCGCGATCGCGCTTCTTGCCAAGTCCCCCACATTAGGGATTGCTGTTTTTCAACATAGTTAATAAACTGCATAATTGACTGATCTGCTTTGATGGGAGTTTTCAAATCAAACTGAATTGTTTGGACAATCTTAATGTCACCCATGAGAAAGTACTTAGCTGTAATCTTAGTCAGCCATAGTACAACTCGATTGCATAACCAACCAAAAATTCCTTTACCTTTTTTGGTCATCAACAAGATTTGACCTTCAGTTTTTCCCCCTTCGTGGAGGCGAACTGCAACCATCATGTGAACATGGAAGAAATCGGGGCCAACTGTCACAATGCCAATGCTGCCGTACCAATAGCAAATACTGTAAGTTATGGCATTTTTGTAGAAAAGACGGATGAGCTTAATGAAAAAGGAATTGTTTTTGATGGGTGCAGTGTTACTGAAGATAATAGCATTCTCGTTCAGTTCCTGTCTTTCAAAAATAACTTCTATTGGCAGTTTGTGAATTGTATTGAGGTGTTGAGCATCAATTGCATTAATCATTACCACATTCGGGTGACAGTTCATCACAAAATGGGAAGTAATAGCAACATCACACTCTTTTTCTTCTAACTCTGGAACAAAAGGTAGGGGTTGCTGTGGTATTTCTCCAGTCCAAATCCAAATCATCCCGTACTTTTCAGCAGTAGGCCAAGTTTGTAACTTTAGGGAAAGTGGCGCATCTAAACATGGGATATCAATACACATCCCTTCAGCATCAAACTTCCAATGGTGGAAAAAACAACGTAGTGCATTACCCTCAACTTTGCCTTCAGCAAGGTGAGCGCCCATATGCGGACAGTAGGCATCAAAGGTAACTACTCTTTTGTCTTTACCACGGTAAATCGCTAATTCTCTGCCCAAAATCGTGACAGGTTTTACTTCACCCACCCGCAGATTTAGAGAGGGTATTAACCAATACCATCCCTCAATAAAACGCTCTGGATTATTGAAAGTTTTAGGTTTACGGGTTGAGCTAAAAGTCTGCGAGTTGAGATTCATTTTTATAGTTTCACTTGAGGTGAAGCAGTTGATCTAGAAGTAACATGCAAACTAAAAAAAAACAGTTACTTTCAGTACCATGACAAACAGTTATCCGATCAATGGATAAAATTAGAGAGGTAAAATATTGAGTTAAATTTATTAAATAAAAATTTTAAACTGTAAGTAAATCAGCGTAAAAAATTAAAGGTTTATAGTGACTTATAAAAATCTTTAATTAGATAAAAATTTCAACTACTGATGCCAACATTTTGCTAAACTCTCAAATGAGTTAATAAATTAGGAAAATATGTAATAATAATTACAATATTTGGGAAAATCTGCCGTGTTAACTCAGGAGACAAAACTGCTTTTGATTGGTCAGGTAACAGATATAAGCGGAATCCCCATCAGGACAATTCGCTATTATGAGAGTTTAGGTTTACTCAAATCATTAAGACGAACAGAGGGAGGCTTTCGCCAGTTTTCATTAGATGTGCTGACTCGTTTAGCTTTCATTAAAAGGGCACAAAATCTTGGTCTTAGCTTAGAGGAGATTGGAAATATTCTTCAGGTTTATGACCAAGGACAAGCTCCCTGTGGTGAAATTAAAGAAAAGCTCGAAAATAAGCTCTTACAAATTGATCACCAAATCGATCAGTTGTTAACTTTACGGTCTGAAATAGATGGATTACTGTCAGGCTGGAAGAATAATGGCAGACAGCATAAAGACACAATTTGTCCCATTATCCAAAACACCCCTCAGTGCTGATATTAATTTTTTGTGAAACTGCACAAAATCAAGCTTGCTCAGACTTGGGGCAAAATCCCCAAGTTCTGGAGTAACGGCAGCATCTCAATTTACGATCAAAGAATAATTAATAAAAGCCTGAAACGACCTATGGATGGTAAATGCATACCACGATTAATTTGTACAGTGGATAAGGGAGCATCCAAATACAAGCAAATTTACCAAAATCTTTACAAGTCATTGTGAATAAAGCGTTCTGCTCGCAATGACAAATTATATTTTTACACATTTGGGATGATCCCGTGCATAAGTCCTAATTTATTCAGAACTTTGAACTCCGGTTCCTCCCTTTTTTAGGCTACCGTGTATACACAAGTCGAATTACCCCCCTTAATCCCCCCTTATAAAGGGGGGAAATAAGAAATCTTGTTCCCTCCCCTTGACAAGGGGAGGGTTAGGGTGGGGTAAAACTGACGCGAAAAACCAGGTGAGTAAGCTATTTCAGACTTGTGTATACACGGTAGCCTTTTTTAGGAGGGCTAGGGGGAATCTAAAAGTTTTTGATACATCACTAACGACTTT from Nostoc sp. UHCC 0926 includes these protein-coding regions:
- a CDS encoding aromatic ring-hydroxylating dioxygenase subunit alpha, with the protein product MNLNSQTFSSTRKPKTFNNPERFIEGWYWLIPSLNLRVGEVKPVTILGRELAIYRGKDKRVVTFDAYCPHMGAHLAEGKVEGNALRCFFHHWKFDAEGMCIDIPCLDAPLSLKLQTWPTAEKYGMIWIWTGEIPQQPLPFVPELEEKECDVAITSHFVMNCHPNVVMINAIDAQHLNTIHKLPIEVIFERQELNENAIIFSNTAPIKNNSFFIKLIRLFYKNAITYSICYWYGSIGIVTVGPDFFHVHMMVAVRLHEGGKTEGQILLMTKKGKGIFGWLCNRVVLWLTKITAKYFLMGDIKIVQTIQFDLKTPIKADQSIMQFINYVEKQQSLMWGTWQEARSRDVESKPKRERWQDTMSND
- a CDS encoding heavy metal-responsive transcriptional regulator — protein: MLTQETKLLLIGQVTDISGIPIRTIRYYESLGLLKSLRRTEGGFRQFSLDVLTRLAFIKRAQNLGLSLEEIGNILQVYDQGQAPCGEIKEKLENKLLQIDHQIDQLLTLRSEIDGLLSGWKNNGRQHKDTICPIIQNTPQC